In Brevibacterium zhoupengii, the following are encoded in one genomic region:
- the rplW gene encoding 50S ribosomal protein L23, which yields MSLNFKDPRDIIVAPVVSEKTYSLMDEGKYTFIVDQGSNKTEIKNAIESIFNVQVAKVNTLNRQGKRRRTRTGWGKRKDTKRAIVALKDGSIDIFGGSL from the coding sequence ATGAGTCTGAACTTCAAGGACCCGCGCGACATCATCGTCGCTCCGGTCGTCTCGGAAAAGACCTACAGCCTGATGGACGAGGGAAAGTACACCTTCATCGTCGATCAGGGGTCGAACAAAACTGAGATCAAGAACGCCATTGAATCGATCTTCAATGTGCAGGTTGCCAAGGTCAACACCCTGAATCGTCAGGGAAAGCGCCGCCGCACTCGCACCGGTTGGGGAAAGCGCAAGGACACCAAGCGTGCCATTGTCGCCCTCAAGGACGGATCGATCGACATCTTCGGTGGATCGCTCTAA
- the rplB gene encoding 50S ribosomal protein L2, which produces MGIRKHKPTTPGRRGSSVADFVEVTRSTPEKSLLRPLPKRGGRNSQGRVTTRHQGGGHKRQYRVIDFRRHDKDGVPAKVAHIEYDPNRTARIALLHYADGEKRYILAPQNLKQGAQVEAGLGADIKPGNNLALRNIPVGTVLHAVEMRPGGGAKIARSAGSSVQLVAKYGRFAQLRMPSGEIRNVDARCRATIGEVGNAEQSNISWGKAGRMRWKGKRPSVRGVVMNPIDHPHGGGEGRTSGGRHPVSPWGQSEGRTRRPNKESDKYIVRRRRTGKKR; this is translated from the coding sequence ATGGGAATCCGTAAGCACAAGCCGACGACCCCGGGCCGCCGTGGCTCATCGGTCGCCGACTTCGTCGAAGTGACCCGGTCTACACCGGAGAAGTCACTTCTGCGCCCACTGCCTAAGCGCGGTGGCCGCAACAGCCAGGGACGCGTGACCACTCGCCATCAGGGCGGCGGCCACAAGCGTCAGTACCGTGTCATCGACTTCCGCCGCCATGACAAAGATGGCGTACCGGCGAAGGTCGCACACATCGAATATGACCCGAACCGCACTGCGCGGATCGCTCTTCTGCACTATGCAGATGGCGAAAAGCGCTACATCCTCGCCCCGCAGAACCTCAAGCAGGGCGCACAGGTTGAAGCCGGTCTGGGCGCAGACATCAAACCGGGCAACAACCTTGCCCTGCGCAACATCCCAGTCGGTACCGTTCTGCACGCAGTTGAAATGCGTCCAGGCGGCGGTGCCAAGATCGCTCGCTCTGCCGGTTCTTCCGTGCAGCTCGTTGCGAAGTACGGCCGGTTCGCTCAGCTGCGGATGCCTTCGGGCGAAATCCGCAACGTTGACGCGCGCTGCCGTGCGACGATCGGCGAGGTCGGCAATGCTGAGCAGTCGAACATCAGCTGGGGCAAGGCAGGACGCATGCGTTGGAAGGGCAAGCGCCCATCCGTCCGTGGTGTTGTTATGAACCCGATCGATCACCCACATGGTGGTGGCGAGGGCCGTACTTCGGGTGGTCGTCACCCAGTCAGCCCGTGGGGTCAGTCAGAAGGCCGCACACGCCGGCCGAATAAAGAGAGCGACAAGTACATCGTGCGCCGTCGCCGGACCGGCAAAAAGCGCTGA
- the rpsS gene encoding 30S ribosomal protein S19, whose translation MPRSLKKGPFVDEHLYQKVARQNEKNTKNVIKTWSRRSMIIPDFLGHTIAVHDGRKHVPVFITEAMVGHKLGEFAQTRTFRGHEKDDRKGRRR comes from the coding sequence ATGCCTCGTAGCCTTAAAAAGGGTCCTTTCGTCGATGAACACCTGTACCAGAAGGTGGCTCGTCAGAACGAGAAGAACACTAAAAACGTAATCAAGACATGGTCTCGTCGCTCGATGATCATCCCGGATTTCCTGGGACACACCATCGCGGTACATGACGGACGCAAGCATGTTCCTGTCTTCATCACTGAAGCCATGGTCGGACACAAGCTTGGCGAGTTCGCACAGACACGGACGTTCCGTGGCCACGAAAAGGACGATCGCAAGGGTCGCCGCCGCTGA
- the rplV gene encoding 50S ribosomal protein L22 has protein sequence MEAKAKARYLRVTPRKARRVIDLIRGQQATEALAVLKFAEQSASDPIYKLVASGIANARTRADEEGIAFDENELVISEAFVDEGPTMKRFRPRAQGRAFRIEKRTSHVSVVLASGDDLPQRKSRKGNR, from the coding sequence ATGGAAGCCAAGGCTAAGGCGCGTTACCTGCGCGTCACGCCTCGCAAGGCTCGGCGCGTCATCGACCTCATTCGTGGTCAGCAGGCGACCGAAGCACTTGCAGTGTTGAAGTTTGCAGAACAGTCGGCATCAGATCCGATTTACAAGCTCGTTGCCTCAGGTATCGCCAATGCGCGTACCCGGGCCGACGAGGAGGGCATTGCGTTCGACGAGAACGAATTGGTCATCTCCGAAGCATTCGTGGACGAGGGACCAACCATGAAGCGGTTCCGCCCGCGAGCTCAGGGTCGCGCTTTTCGCATTGAGAAGCGCACAAGCCACGTTTCAGTGGTCCTGGCCAGCGGTGACGACCTGCCTCAGCGCAAGAGCCGGAAGGGGAACCGTTAA
- the rpsC gene encoding 30S ribosomal protein S3, whose translation MGQKINPNGFRLGITTDHKSKWFADSTKPGQRYSDYVLEDVKIRQMMTKGLERAGISKVNIERTRDRVRVDIHTARPGIVIGRRGAEADRIRGQLEKLTGKQIQLNILEVKNAEIDAQLVAQGVAEQLASRVAFRRAMRKSIQSAQRAGAKGIRVQCSGRLGGAEMSRSEFYREGRVPLHTLRANIDYGFHEAHTTFGRIGVKVWIYKGDMTDKELAAEQAKAPAARGPRGRGRGRGGRGRGQEGAAAPRRNDAAPKTENNAEAPAAEAGSEG comes from the coding sequence ATGGGCCAGAAAATCAATCCGAACGGATTCCGACTCGGAATCACCACGGATCACAAGTCAAAGTGGTTTGCTGACTCGACTAAGCCGGGACAGCGCTACAGCGACTACGTGCTCGAAGATGTGAAGATCCGACAGATGATGACCAAGGGCCTTGAGCGCGCTGGCATCTCCAAGGTGAACATCGAACGCACACGTGACCGTGTCCGAGTCGACATCCACACTGCCCGTCCGGGCATTGTCATTGGACGTCGTGGAGCCGAAGCCGACCGCATTCGCGGCCAGCTCGAAAAGCTCACCGGCAAGCAGATTCAGCTCAATATCCTTGAGGTGAAGAACGCAGAGATCGACGCGCAGCTCGTGGCTCAGGGAGTTGCCGAGCAGCTCGCCAGCCGCGTGGCATTCCGCCGCGCGATGCGCAAGTCGATCCAGAGCGCCCAGCGCGCAGGTGCCAAGGGCATCCGCGTGCAGTGCTCCGGCCGCCTCGGCGGTGCTGAGATGAGCCGTTCCGAGTTCTACCGCGAAGGTCGTGTGCCTCTGCACACCCTCCGCGCGAACATCGATTACGGGTTCCACGAAGCACACACCACATTCGGACGCATCGGCGTCAAGGTGTGGATCTACAAGGGCGATATGACCGACAAGGAGCTTGCTGCCGAGCAGGCTAAGGCTCCTGCTGCTCGTGGCCCTCGTGGCCGTGGGCGCGGCCGTGGAGGCCGTGGTCGTGGTCAGGAAGGCGCAGCAGCACCGCGCCGGAACGACGCAGCGCCGAAGACCGAGAACAACGCCGAAGCCCCTGCGGCTGAGGCCGGATCGGAGGGCTGA
- the rplP gene encoding 50S ribosomal protein L16 gives MLIPRRVKYRKQHHPKRGGAAKGGTKVSFGDYGIQATEPAYITNRQIEAARIAMTRYIKRGGKVWINIYPDRPLTKKPAETRMGSGKGSPEWWVANVKPGRVMFELAGVSEEVAREALRLAIHKLPLKARIVAREGGE, from the coding sequence ATGCTGATCCCTCGTCGGGTTAAGTACCGCAAGCAGCACCACCCCAAGCGGGGCGGCGCAGCCAAGGGCGGCACCAAGGTGTCTTTCGGTGACTACGGCATCCAGGCCACTGAGCCTGCCTACATCACCAACCGGCAGATCGAAGCTGCACGTATTGCCATGACGCGCTACATCAAGCGTGGTGGCAAGGTGTGGATCAACATCTACCCAGATCGACCGCTGACGAAGAAGCCTGCCGAAACCCGCATGGGTTCCGGTAAGGGTTCGCCGGAGTGGTGGGTCGCCAATGTCAAGCCGGGTCGGGTCATGTTTGAACTCGCCGGTGTGTCCGAGGAAGTTGCTCGCGAGGCGCTGCGTCTCGCGATCCACAAGCTTCCGCTCAAGGCCCGTATCGTGGCCCGCGAAGGTGGTGAGTGA
- the rpmC gene encoding 50S ribosomal protein L29, with protein sequence MAIGSKNLSMDALDGYDNERLLEELKKAKAELFNLRFQSATGQLESHGRLKAVRRDIARIYTVLNERELDIRPNPADAKEEDK encoded by the coding sequence ATGGCAATCGGTTCGAAGAACCTTTCCATGGACGCACTTGACGGTTATGACAACGAGCGTCTGCTCGAGGAGCTCAAGAAGGCCAAGGCCGAGCTGTTCAACCTGCGCTTCCAGTCGGCCACCGGCCAGCTGGAGAGCCACGGTCGTCTCAAGGCCGTGCGTCGCGACATCGCTCGTATCTACACCGTGCTCAATGAGCGGGAATTGGACATTCGTCCGAACCCTGCTGACGCTAAGGAAGAGGACAAGTGA
- the rpsQ gene encoding 30S ribosomal protein S17, with translation MAETTKPEATPADRNSRKTARGYVVSDKMEKTIVVEVEERKTHRLYGKVLRQSVKYKVHDEENAAGIGDLVLVSETRPVSSAKRWRLVEIIERAK, from the coding sequence ATGGCGGAGACCACCAAGCCCGAGGCAACGCCTGCGGACCGTAACTCCCGCAAGACCGCGCGTGGTTACGTTGTTTCCGACAAGATGGAGAAGACCATCGTCGTTGAGGTTGAGGAGCGCAAGACGCACCGCCTCTACGGCAAGGTCCTCCGCCAGTCGGTGAAGTACAAGGTTCACGATGAGGAGAACGCCGCTGGAATCGGCGACCTCGTCCTCGTGTCCGAAACGCGGCCGGTTTCGTCCGCGAAGCGCTGGCGGCTCGTCGAGATCATCGAACGCGCCAAGTAA
- the rplN gene encoding 50S ribosomal protein L14: MIQQESRLKVADNTGAKQILAIRILGGSGRRYASIGDTIVATVKDAIPGGNVKKGDVVKAVIVRTAKERRRPDGSYIKFDENAAVILKTDGEPRGTRIFGPVGRELRDKKFMKIVSLAPEVL; the protein is encoded by the coding sequence GTGATTCAGCAAGAGTCGCGACTCAAGGTCGCCGACAACACTGGTGCCAAGCAGATCCTGGCAATCAGGATTCTGGGTGGTTCCGGTCGGCGTTATGCCTCGATCGGTGACACCATCGTGGCAACCGTCAAAGACGCAATTCCTGGTGGAAACGTGAAGAAGGGTGACGTCGTGAAGGCTGTCATCGTTCGGACCGCCAAGGAACGCCGTCGTCCCGACGGCTCGTACATCAAGTTCGACGAGAATGCAGCAGTCATTCTCAAGACTGATGGCGAGCCACGCGGAACCCGTATCTTCGGACCCGTGGGACGCGAATTGCGCGACAAGAAGTTCATGAAGATCGTCTCCCTGGCACCGGAGGTGTTGTGA
- the rplX gene encoding 50S ribosomal protein L24 — MANKLKIKKGDLVQVIAGARQSRGGDRGKQGKVLAVYPERNRVLVEGINRVIKHKKATQTQAGGTAGGRETHEAPIHVSNVALVDPKDNKPTRVGYREETVERDGRNKTVRVRVSRRTGEEI; from the coding sequence ATGGCGAACAAGCTCAAGATCAAGAAGGGCGACCTCGTCCAGGTGATTGCAGGCGCCCGTCAGTCACGTGGTGGCGATCGTGGGAAGCAGGGCAAGGTTCTTGCTGTGTACCCGGAACGCAACCGTGTCCTCGTTGAGGGCATCAACCGCGTGATCAAGCACAAGAAGGCAACGCAGACTCAGGCCGGCGGCACAGCCGGTGGCCGTGAGACTCACGAAGCCCCAATCCACGTGTCCAACGTGGCGCTCGTTGATCCCAAGGACAACAAGCCCACCCGCGTCGGATACCGCGAGGAAACCGTTGAACGCGATGGTCGCAACAAGACCGTTCGCGTCCGCGTCTCGCGTCGCACCGGGGAGGAGATCTGA
- the rplE gene encoding 50S ribosomal protein L5 has translation MTETTTSRPAPRLKQVYRDDIVAKLQDEFNYANPMQVPGLTKVVVNMGVGDAARDSKLIEGAINDLTLITGQKPIVTRARKSIAQFKLREGQPIGAHVTMRGARMWEFVDRVISLALPRIRDFRGLSDRQFDGNGNYTFGLTEQSMFHEIDQDRIDRVRGMDITVVTTASTDDEGRALLRHLGFPFKTK, from the coding sequence ATGACGGAAACAACAACGAGCCGTCCAGCGCCACGCCTCAAGCAGGTTTACCGCGATGACATCGTGGCCAAGCTGCAGGACGAGTTCAACTACGCAAACCCCATGCAGGTTCCCGGTCTGACCAAGGTCGTCGTGAACATGGGTGTGGGTGACGCAGCACGCGATTCGAAGCTGATCGAAGGCGCAATCAACGACTTGACTCTGATCACCGGTCAGAAGCCAATCGTGACTCGGGCGAGGAAGTCGATCGCCCAGTTCAAGTTGCGCGAAGGACAGCCCATTGGAGCCCACGTCACCATGCGCGGCGCCCGTATGTGGGAATTCGTCGACCGTGTCATCTCACTGGCACTTCCGCGTATCCGCGACTTCCGCGGCCTCTCGGATCGTCAGTTCGACGGGAACGGTAACTACACCTTCGGTCTCACGGAACAGTCCATGTTCCACGAGATCGACCAGGACCGGATTGACCGTGTCCGAGGTATGGATATCACAGTTGTGACTACAGCGAGCACCGACGACGAGGGACGTGCTCTTCTGCGCCACCTCGGGTTCCCGTTCAAGACCAAATAA